A single genomic interval of Polynucleobacter necessarius harbors:
- a CDS encoding chromate transporter: protein MQAITLTPKQLFIGFSKIGVSGFGGVLPWARRTIVEQEKRLSPEEFSAMLGICQIVPGPKIVNLGVCVGSRFAGVPGAIAAVLGLLLGPVAIVILLGILYEYFSYMPIVQGLLRGISAVGVGLIASTGFKMMHSELKYPPMLSVIILTVLSASYFHLGLGLVVLLASPLAFFLAWKKVKR, encoded by the coding sequence ATGCAAGCGATAACACTAACCCCCAAACAATTATTTATTGGGTTTAGCAAGATCGGCGTGTCTGGATTTGGTGGCGTACTTCCTTGGGCGCGCCGTACGATTGTTGAGCAAGAGAAGCGGCTCAGTCCTGAAGAATTCAGTGCCATGCTAGGCATTTGCCAAATAGTTCCAGGACCTAAGATCGTTAATTTAGGTGTTTGTGTAGGCAGTCGTTTTGCGGGCGTGCCAGGCGCTATCGCTGCGGTGCTCGGCTTATTGCTGGGTCCTGTGGCGATAGTCATCCTATTAGGCATTCTCTATGAATACTTCAGCTATATGCCGATTGTTCAAGGTCTGCTTCGAGGCATCTCCGCAGTCGGAGTGGGTCTTATCGCCAGCACTGGTTTCAAAATGATGCATTCAGAATTAAAATACCCTCCTATGCTCTCAGTCATCATCCTGACTGTTTTATCGGCAAGCTATTTTCATTTGGGCTTAGGCTTGGTGGTTTTATTAGCGTCACCATTAGCATTTTTTCTAGCATGGAAGAAGGTAAAGAGATGA